Genomic window (Oncorhynchus mykiss isolate Arlee chromosome 21, USDA_OmykA_1.1, whole genome shotgun sequence):
tTGATCTACACTGATTGGTGGATTTAAGTGCCATAAGGGGTCATATCTtgcacctggattcacctggtcaggaTGTCATGGAATGAGAAAGTGTTCATTCCTACCTCCTTAAAACATGTTCCTACGTTATAATTGAATGCATGTGCAATTTACTTCAATCATAGTCTACAAACATAATTACAAGAGAAAAGTAAACATCTTTGACAAACGATATGAAGACAGAAATACAGTGTGCGACAacagtcagctgtgtgtgtgtgtgtgtgcgcgcgacaCATTCTCCTCAAACCTATTGGAACAACTTATTGTGATTGCGTCATACACCATTTCATTGTGGGCCTTTGCCTTACACAAGTCTGAAAATGAACACTGGATCAAAAAAAAAAGTCATTGTTTATTTCGTTATGTGAAACAAAGTCAGATGTCAGTGGTCATGTTTGTGATCCAGGAATGATAAGCTGATAGTCGGGAGAAGACTGCTGGTGTGCTGATGTCACAGTTCGGGCTGCCCCATGTGACCACCCCAAAGAGGAAGAAGACCCCATTTATTTTCTGGCAGAGGAGTGGAGCACCAGAGTCCCCCTATAGATAGGGAAGAAATAAGAAAAGACTTGATATTACACTAGTGTTAACACAATGTAACTATAACAACGTAGTGAACGTTCACGTGCACTAGTCCAGTCGGGTATTCAACATCAACTTAGAATCATTCCTCATTTTTATGAAGACCACTCGTTCACATCAGCAGTGTTAGTTCATAGCCATTTTACAACCATTCATTGATCCAAATCATCACCCAGGTCTTCATGAGTACACCTTAGAGTTAACCGTCCCACTATACATACCATGCAGGAGACAGAGCCGGCTGGGTCTGTACACAGCTGAGTGTCCGTGATGAGATCCTCTCCCCAGCTCGCTCTACAAGCGGTCCTGTTGACCAGACCCAGCCTGGCCTGGTGCAGGGTGGCTCTGCTAACCTTCGCTAGGGGGAGACAAGAGAGcacattatatatttatatagagaaGGATGCTGCCTATTTATGATAATGAGTAAGAGCAAGACCGATGAAACACCGTGGATGCAGGAGGAGGAGTCCCTCAGTGGTAAACCGGCCACCAACAGCACACAAGAACCTATGGTCATGAGCTTTGTTGCTGTACATACGTGCCGAGTTGCTGGTTCCCCAGCCTGTTGTCACACAGGACCAGCTGTCATCCAGCTTCAAATCCTCATGTGGGAGGCAAACTGGAGACACTGTGTCATCTAAGTACATATCAGAGAAGAAAACCACCAGAATAAGCATCCTTAGATGTCACATGCTTTAGGCCTGAAAGCAAAGTTAACAGTCCTGTAAACCAGTCAAGCAAAACAATCAGTGAGCTAAAGTAACCCATTCTGGAGGAGTATTTGATACCAAATCGAGCTGGAACACTGAGCTTGATGAGTGTGAGGTCAGAGGTCGGAGGGAAGGTTCCGTCGTGGGGGTGGCTGAACACCTCATCCACCGGGATGGTCTGGGCAGCCATGAACCTCAGGTCGTGACCTCCCAGCACCACTGTGTCAACTGTAGCTCTGAAATAGAGAGAAGACCCCACTAGCCTTGTTTCACtgtcaaaaataaaattaaaccatccaGTGTTCAGTGAACTAACACagtgtcaaatacaggtagcctactcaaataattaacatccaatcacattaaccgttactctctcgcgggaattccactaacagtccgtatgtagccaaacgtagctgctgctcattccatttgctaaaaaaaaaaataaaaaaaaagaaggccaGCGTGCATAGacacatactgctactaccagcagtactaaacctgcacctgtcgacaacACAAGTTCttctgcttccacaagcacatccaatgctagcatcagtaattctacatgtgttgttagcccagctagcatggacactgacagctgTGAAACATGCAGgcaaagagctactgcccccttacccgggaaagcaccgaacagagggacgttggaccatcgaagaggagcaaatgatgagaactacattgatttggggttcacttatactgggagtagtgcctttcctcagccacagtgtgttatatgtgcaaaactactatctcacaactcgatgaaaccttcactcttgcgcagacatttagaaacaaaacatgccaacttcaaataagccacaggagtctGAGCGAGAATGAagacttttgagtagtaagacatgtataaaagcaacagataccattaataagaaagGGGCTAGAAGTGTTTcctatggtgagctaccgagtgggtAGGACAGTCAAGCAACATGTAACCCTTTACTACACAGAgatgtgctggttatcaaggggcaaagtaatTACATggttttttaaattgagagacgaccTTAAAGTTCTCTtcactgaccatcattttcacttgtctgatgACGAGtttcacacgactggcctatctgggtgatgttttttcctactctgaatgatctgaatctaggattatagggactctccacaactaaATTCAATGTTCGGGACAAGATTGAGGCTATAATTAAGAAGTTGGAACTCTTCTCGGTCTGCATTAACAAGGCCAACACAGGTTTTTCAATCATTtaatgatttttttgtgtgcaaattaacaaGCTTTACAGACAATGTAAAATGTGAAAGTGAAGCACCGGAGTGAGTTGGGTACGCAATTTCGCAGGTACTTAACAGAAACGGATGACACATACAACTGGGTTctttatccctttcatgccctgcctccggGTCTcctaccgatatctgaacaagagaccctcatcgaaattgcaacaagcggttctgtgaaaatgtaatttaaatcagaagccactgacagatttctggattgggctgcactcagtatcctgccttggcaaatcatgCTGTTAAGagactgatgccctttgcaaccacgtggctatgtgagagtggattctccgCCCTCACtggcatgaaaactaaatacaggcacagactatgTGAAGAAAATTATTTAAGACCGAGACTCTAATACATCCTTTCAAGGACATccttcattaacctgtggtgagttattcacaatttttgatgaacaaataaggttttatatgcaagattgctaaataaagagcaaaataatTTATTTGtgtcctggtcctataagagctctttgtccacttcccacgagctgggttgtgacaaacACTATAGTGTTTGTGCGTGTGGCAAGCTTACAACGATGgcaaaaaataacatttgagagcgcgctgaccctggtgctagagggggtacacagccggaggttgaatgtttgaaggggtagaTTACAGACGATAGTGTGTGTCCTGTGTCAGTACTTGGTGACTGACTCACTTGCTGTGGCAGTGTTGCGGTGCCAGGACCCAGTGGTGGTGGATCAGGGTCCCGCTGCAATAATGTCTCCCTTTGGACTGCAGACTGACCTGCCAGGGCCAGGAGTTGGCGCAAGCCTCTGTCACACTCCCCACCCGCACCACACCCTCCAAGGTCACATACAACCACGCTGGGCGGGAGTCCAGCCGGCAGGCCAATACCTTACTCTGACCACAACTCTCTGGGAGACAGGAAGAGTGTGAGTACCAGAGGGTTAGTGGTCAAACTGAATATGATCTGCAGTTTTGATAATGCAATGTTTTGATCAACAAAAAACAATTTTATGTGTTGGCAGGAAGACTAAAATTAATCAGATGTTCATTTTTACATAGTTAGTTAACTAATTTAGCAGTGACATAACCTACCTTCAGTCACAGTAATACCATCAAACATAGACTTTTCACCTGTTAAAAATAAAAGATCATAAATACATTTTCTGAGTGCTTAAAATTAAATACTTTTCCAGGGTTGGGCTCCAAGTGTGTACTTACCTTGAATTAATTCATTGATCCAGTCTAGGTAGACCTGTACTTTAGTATAGACCCCAGGCCTCTGGGCTCTACCACAGCCCACTCCCCAGCTGACCACTCCAGCCAACTCATACCTGGACCCTGTGTAGCAGGACAGAGGTCCACCTGAGTCACCCTGCAGGAACAACCACATCACAAGACCGGGATAACAGGACAGACTTTTTATATGAAAGTAGAATACAATGAACGGGATAAATAAATGAGAGCACGGTCAGGGTTCACTACCTGGCAGGCGTCTACACCTCCTTCAGGGTCTCCAGCACAGAACATGGTGGGCTGAACTACACCACGGTAGAACTTGTTACAGTCCTCTAGGGA
Coding sequences:
- the LOC110500166 gene encoding transmembrane protease serine 9-like isoform X3; its protein translation is MVQLYGHSNIVVLFNDLAGVRSFVPEQEMEVRIIGGVEAWAHSWPWQVSLGFTTMPACGGAIIAPQWVLTAAHCFKQYNKVDFWTVMAGKHDLENPNEECQQLVAVSKIVTHKDYNRMTKMHDIALLKLKTPLMFNQCVRPIEIWMRPIEPKKQCTVTGWGTTRENGPRANRLQEVNVTCLSLEDCNKFYRGVVQPTMFCAGDPEGGVDACQGDSGGPLSCYTGSRYELAGVVSWGVGCGRAQRPGVYTKVQVYLDWINELIQGEKSMFDGITVTEESCGQSKVLACRLDSRPAWLYVTLEGVVRVGSVTEACANSWPWQVSLQSKGRHYCSGTLIHHHWVLAPQHCHSKATVDTVVLGGHDLRFMAAQTIPVDEVFSHPHDGTFPPTSDLTLIKLSVPARFDDTVSPVCLPHEDLKLDDSWSCVTTGWGTSNSAPKVSRATLHQARLGLVNRTACRASWGEDLITDTQLCTDPAGSVSCMGDSGAPLLCQKINGVFFLFGVVTWGSPNCDISTPAVFSRLSAYHSWITNMTTDI
- the LOC110500166 gene encoding transmembrane protease serine 9-like isoform X1 encodes the protein MKMLVFLIVYLSVLGLGIQHDVHNQTEIVHNLQNCALNGTEEGNATLTSGFQFEDLAGVRSFVPEQEMEVRIIGGVEAWAHSWPWQVSLGFTTMPACGGAIIAPQWVLTAAHCFKQYNKVDFWTVMAGKHDLENPNEECQQLVAVSKIVTHKDYNRMTKMHDIALLKLKTPLMFNQCVRPIEIWMRPIEPKKQCTVTGWGTTRENGPRANRLQEVNVTCLSLEDCNKFYRGVVQPTMFCAGDPEGGVDACQGDSGGPLSCYTGSRYELAGVVSWGVGCGRAQRPGVYTKVQVYLDWINELIQGEKSMFDGITVTEESCGQSKVLACRLDSRPAWLYVTLEGVVRVGSVTEACANSWPWQVSLQSKGRHYCSGTLIHHHWVLAPQHCHSKATVDTVVLGGHDLRFMAAQTIPVDEVFSHPHDGTFPPTSDLTLIKLSVPARFDDTVSPVCLPHEDLKLDDSWSCVTTGWGTSNSAPKVSRATLHQARLGLVNRTACRASWGEDLITDTQLCTDPAGSVSCMGDSGAPLLCQKINGVFFLFGVVTWGSPNCDISTPAVFSRLSAYHSWITNMTTDI
- the LOC110500166 gene encoding transmembrane protease serine 9-like isoform X2, which produces MKMLVFLIVYLSVLGLGIQHDVHNQTEIVHNLQNCALNGTEEGNATLTSGFQFEDLAGVRSFVPEQEMEVRIIGGVEAWAHSWPWQVSLGFTTMPACGGAIIAPQWVLTAAHCFKQYNKVDFWTVMAGKHDLENPNEECQQLVAVSKIVTHKDYNRMTKMHDIALLKLKTPLMFNQCVRPIEIWMRPIEPKKQCTVTGWGTTRENGPRANRLQEVNVTCLSLEDCNKFYRGVVQPTMFCAGDPEGGVDACQGDSGGPLSCYTGSRYELAGVVSWGVGCGRAQRPGVYTKVQVYLDWINELIQGEKSMFDGITVTEESCGQSKVLACRLDSRPAWLYVTLEGVVRVGSVTEACANSWPWQVSLQSKGRHYCSGTLIHHHWVLAPQHCHSKATVDTVVLGGHDLRFMAAQTIPVDEVFSHPHDGTFPPTSDLTLIKLSVPARFAKVSRATLHQARLGLVNRTACRASWGEDLITDTQLCTDPAGSVSCMGDSGAPLLCQKINGVFFLFGVVTWGSPNCDISTPAVFSRLSAYHSWITNMTTDI